The region gggtttttaaaagcaaaagctttttccaaaacaaaaactctactaacaagttaaataatgaagagctaaaaacacaatgatttttatcctggttcgcttgaaactcaaagctaatccagtccaTCCTCCAGGAtgatttgccttatacacaaggacttaatccactataatcaacagattacaataaacacaaagaataccCTTTTTTctcttctcaaggatccaactaaaccttagtctcctcaaggaTTCACAAAGAAAAGCGTTCTTTGTCTTCTAAGtgataacctccttaaggaattAAACAAATAGTTTAAATACAAGTttatgtgttacaagatgcttcttcAATTGCAGATTTTAtataaatgaataaaaaataCTTAAAGAACACTGAATACAAAAGATgagcttttcacaaagaaaattaGCTTGTGTAGTTCAGCAGCAAAACACGAGCAATAgttcttcaagtctccaatgcatgcttatatagtgtaAGCATATGACTGTTGGAGGGAAAAATTGGGAAAGCTCCTTGAGTGACTTTCCATTGTTGGATGAGAAAGGAATGATACCACGTACATCCTTTCTCCCATAAAATTAGTGACAGGTGTGATGAATAGTACAgtccttgcccatgaaatcaggtagtgggaaggttgttcgatttgtactatgtactatttgatcgCGTTCCCGTTTGATCTTATGTTAGATTCATTGGCTTTtgataaaagatgattgaagcatgaaatgaagaaatagagagatggattcagaaacttcttaaccttgacagcgtcagtagtttggcttgagttcttcagtgtcttcagaatcttcagagtcttcagaaaccttagtcagaaccttgataacaTCAATCGTTTatcttgagatcttcagaataTTTAACTACATAATaaaacttcagaagcttgttgATCAGAGTCACGTCTAGAAGCAAAAcaactgagagaacattgcaacaacaacataGTGTCTCCTCAAAAGCTTCTGATGGGTGAGATAACGCAGAAGTAGAAAGAATattgcaacaacaatattgacgtctttcagaacttctaaaTGCAACGCAGAAGCGAATTTGGAGCACAAAGTTTAGAAACGGATGATGTTAcacatcatatgatcagaatCAAAATTGTTTATTAAATCTAAACAATAACAAACCATTAAGGTgccaaaattgttctcacacaaattcaacgttgttatcatcaaaactcaaggtatagatgtagaaccaaatcttgttctaacaatctccccctttttgatgatgacaaaacatgtattttgatgaacagtCTTGTACATGGTAATCGCATaagaatacatcttacagaagcacaaagctccgCCAGATATGTGTAGTCCTATAAAGATAAACTCATAATGGAATATCACTTTCCTGATTTACATATTGAAGTACCAGAATGAATAATTAGTCAGAATCTGGTTTAACTTCAGAAGATGATTGATGTTGTCCAGAACACTAGTTAATAACATCATTCTTTTGATAGACCTTCAGAAGGGCTTTCCTTAGAAACTACTTTGAAGAGTCTTTCTTCTGAACCATCTTGAACACCTTTCTTCAGAAACTTCTTGAAGACATCTCTTCAAAAACATCTTGAAGACCTTTCTTcataaaattcttgaagacctTTCTTCAGAAACTTCTTTGAAGAATCGCTCTGATTCTTGAGCCATAAGCTTTAACAAATCATTATGAATCTTGAGAGTTAACCCTGCAAAAACACTTAACAAACTTTTCTTGAAGTATTTGTTAATAGAAACATTAACATAATGTTTGGTTTTTTTTACTTAGGAATTTATATATCAAAATAAACAATTAATTCTTCCCCTTTAGAAGGTTATGTTTTCTCCCCCtttatcatcaataaaaaagaataaataataattttattaaaaCATGCCAAACTGGCAGTGCAGAGTACAGAAATGAAAGTAAAAGAAATGCAAAAACAGTTAAAGTAAAAACAAAATTTTAAGGGTTATGAGGAGGAGgtggaggaggaggaagtcttGACAGAATCAACTGGAACATCAGATCTTGCTTATCCAGACCCTCATTGACTTTCACATTATCAGCCTTAATCTGCCCAATGCTTCTCAGAAGAGAAACCGGAATAGGCTGAGATGCAGAAGATTTAGAGAACATAATCTAGTTTGGAGCTTCTTCTGTTGCAGCATCTTCGGGTTCAGGAGCAGAAGGCTCTGGAGCAACATATTCTTCAATGTGTTAAGTATATTCTGTTGGAGcagtttcttcttcttctactacCATGGGTTCTGGAGAAACCTCCTTCACTTCTGGGGCAGGATGAAAAAGTTGAGAATTCCTTAGCTTCCATAATTCCATCAAGGGCACAAACCTAGAATGAAACTTGTTGTCAGCAAAGGTATACCCAATGTCCTTCATCCTGGAGACTTCATAATTCAGCCAGCTTCTGTAAGCTTCCCGTGTTGAATCGCTAGCAGCAAGGTTTCCAGAAGAATGACTAACAGTCATTGCTTTCTCCAAACGCTTATTGGATTCTGAATCAAATTCCATGGGAGTCTTACCAAGGCAGGAGATGATGGTGTTTGGATTTTGGGATATTTGATGGTTAAATTGGTTATGGACTCGTCAAAGTCAGGACCAAAAACGGATGGATGTAAGGGTAGAATGATATGGGATGATTCTGGTGATGTGATTTCTGGTTCAAAATCGAACATTCCCTCGAGATTTCCTTCGGAAACATTTCCACCAAAAACAATCCTTGCAGGAGATGTTCTAGGTGGTGTGACATTTGGATTAGTTGGTTGGGGAGCAGAAACAATTAATGGTAGTAAGGTGGGTGTATTTTGTAACTATGGAGAAGATGATGGAGGTGGTATCAATGAATGTTCTAAAGTCTGAATAGAAACTATAGGAGTTTCTATGACAGGTGTTGCTATGGTTTTTGTAGGTTATGGTATATTGATAAcaggtggtggtggtggtggtggtaAAACAATAACAGGAGTTGAAATGTGTGGAGTTATTTCCGGTGTAGGTAATGGAAGTGGTTCAGACATAATAGGTTGAGATGGAGGTGTTGGAGGTGTTGGAGGTAAGATTCCAAATGGAATAGAAACAGAATCAGAAGAGTCAGCAGGAAACTTACCAGAAGCTCTTGAGGGTTGAACAACTCCAGACGTATCTTTCAGGATCATAGCCTTCTGGCGCTCGCTTAAAGGCACCTCATCTTCATCTTGAAAGATAACAACCTTTTTCTTCTTCTGAGCTCTGGAGGATCCTTCTCCTCTGAATTCCTTTTTCCTTTTACCGTGAACTTCTGGGTAAGTTTCTGGAAGATTGAAGGGATCCACCAATGGGTCGAGGCCATCCTTGAAACAACTTTCAAGATACGCCATCAGAACCTGTGGGGGATCCACTTTGGTGAAGATGGGATAGTTATCTATAGGATTTCTGGTACCACGTATATCATCCTTGGACAGAATGATATTTGGTCTTCTAATCTTTGAGATGAGACCCATACTTTTCAAGTTCTTACCCCAAAACACTTTCCCAACATCCTTTACCAACTCCTTTGTTAGCCCATTGACCAGAAGGTCATCTACCACTCTACTTTCCAGCAGAATGTCTGAGATTAGCCTGCCATTTGGGATGAATTTGCTTCTGGATTTTTTGGAGGATCCACCAGTTATGGATTCTCTGATGGAATCCCTAATGAATTTAAACAAAAGCGATGGAAAACCCAGCTTAACTCCTTTCTCTAGAAGGAATAGCATTATATTCTGACGagtattgatgtagtcagaacTATTGGTACTTGGTCTATGATTGATACATCCCATAATAGTCTTAAACCAAACTCTCAGATTTTTTGTTAAATTCTTTGTACTGGAACCCTTTTCATCAGCAAAGTTGGTACCCTCTTTGAAGATTACTGGGGAGATGTCAGCGTCCCTCTTAGTTGAGATAGTTGCACTATGAACTCTTTTCTCTTTGACATCATGCCCAATGAGGTCAACAATCGACTTTTCTGTGATGACAATTTTCCTATTCATAACATAGGAAGTGATAGTTTCTCTTTCCACAGTGGCATGAACCCATAATTGCTTGACAAGCACATGATAGACTGGACCTGTAAGTCTCTCGAAGAACTTGTTCCATCCTTGAACATTTAGGGTTTCTGTGAAGTCGAAAACATTTTCCTTCAAATTTTTAAAGTTCACGATTGTTTCACAGAGCACAGTGAGTTCAGGAATTCCTTCCAGTACAGTGCTTTCAGGACGAAGTTATTGTTCAACAGACTTTGCATATTGTTGAGCCATTGAAGATTGTTGTTCAGCCATTTgagtgatgaagatgaagagggagatGAAGAACAgttgagagagtgagagagatTTGAGGTTAAAAAACTTGAAAGTGTGGGATAAATGTGAgtgtagtgtgaaaatgtgagtgatGTGAGTTTAAATAGGCAATTTTAGTAATTATGACAAAAAGGTATGCACATACATGGGGGTGAAGTGTAAGGGTTTAgacctaattccaagaattgttAAACCCAATGTGTCACACTTTAATCAtgcatgctcagaaagtgggacaactGTCTCCACTAAGAATCCCATGTAATCAAACGACAAGACAACCATTAAATGCTTCAACTATTCAAAATCATGAAGAAAAATTGCTAAGACCCTTTTTTATTCTtgaaaacttccttacttcagaaagcttCAAGTTTCAGAGTCAGAAAGAAAACAATCTCAGAGTCTAATCTAGAGTTCTGGAGACTTTACATTCTGGACAAGGTTTCACAAACAGATTTTCCAGAATGAATGtgaatctatcttcagcaaggggttttgtaaagatatcagcccattgatggtatgtatcaacaaattttaagtgaaaaattcccttctgaacatagtcacgtgaaaaatgatgttttattttaatatgcttagccctagaatgcaagataggattaTTAGATAAACATATAACAGaagtattatcatagagaatagggatgttactctcaaatatctgataTTCTTACGGTTGACTTTTCAGAGGTATGATAGCTTCAGCTGTTGAAAGCGCAATTGTTGATTGTCCAttgctggaccatgagattaAGTTTTCTCCCAGAAATTGGAAACTTCCAAAAGTACTTTTTCTTTCAATTATATCTCCAGCATAGTCAGGATCACAATAGCATACTAATTTATACTCAtttgattttctataaaataaaccaagattagtagtaccattcagata is a window of Lathyrus oleraceus cultivar Zhongwan6 chromosome 6, CAAS_Psat_ZW6_1.0, whole genome shotgun sequence DNA encoding:
- the LOC127096311 gene encoding uncharacterized protein LOC127096311, which translates into the protein MSTWDGSESEEEDSDEEKANVALMATTEDTTSFEEPEDKVLSESELDSNFEKENVFDFTETLNVQGWNKFFERLTGPVYHVLVKQLWVHATVERETITSYVMNRKIVITEKSIVDLIGHDVKEKRVHSATISTKRDADISPVIFKEGTNFADEKGSSTKNLTKNLRVWFKTIMGCINHRPSTNSSDYINTRQNIMLFLLEKGVKLGFPSLLFKFIRDSIRESITGGSSKKSRSKFIPNGRLISDILLESRVVDDLLVNGLTKELVKDVGKVFWGKNLKSMGLISKIRRPNIILSKDDIRGTRNPIDNYPIFTKVDPPQVLMAYLESCFKDGLDPLVDPFNLPETYPEVHGKRKKEFRGEGSSRAQKKKKVVIFQDEDEVPLSERQKAMILKDTSGVVQPSRASGKFPADSSDSVSIPFGILPPTPPTPPSQPIMSEPLPLPTPEITPHISTPVIVLPPPPPPPVINIP